A portion of the Toxoplasma gondii ME49 chromosome VIIb, whole genome shotgun sequence genome contains these proteins:
- a CDS encoding hypothetical protein (encoded by transcript TGME49_263010), which produces MMTHQSDGAMAMQSENTVEPLFQLLVHKVTIENFDLMRDLARRKALPDCPEDSDDFFEQGTVLFLGPFGQAAGLDLQLWLCPNGDREDWDALTITISNEGTEDLPDFTKLALLDSKDGMKEISSCETVGICRAKRGYVRFFFNWTEHNILRVGSRLVLKMEMRFLRRMVQLGSEPTKPQVSSTFHQDVFDYLSDNFFKSTTDRVFIEVTGTRIVCSKALLSCRSPVFQRMFAGNFREATSETIELSDLDVDTAILLLSWIQTDRQISRSLRD; this is translated from the exons ATGATGACTCATCAGTCCGATGGTGCTATGGCAATGCAGTCCGAAAATACGGTGGAGCCTCTCTTCCAACTACTGGTCCACAAAGTAACAATCGAGAACTTCGATTTGATGCGAGATCTTG CACGAAGGAAGGCGTTGCCCGACTGCCCGGAAGACTCGGACG ACTTTTTTGAACAAGGCACTGTTCTGTTTCTCGGTCCTTTCGGTCAAGCTGCTGGTTTGGATCTTCAGCTGTG GCTGTGTCCTAACG GAGATCGAGAGGACTGGGACGCACTGACAATCACCATATCTAATGAAG GAACGGAAG ATTTACCTGACTTTACCAAACTTGCCCTGCTTGATTCGAAAGATGGCATGAAGGAGATCTCTTCCTGCGAGACAGTTGGCATATGCAGGGCTAAAAGAGGATAtgtccgttttttcttcaacTGGACAGAGCATAATATTTTGCGC GTGGGGAGCCGCCTTGTGTTGAAGATGGAGATGCGGTTTTTGCGGAGAATGGTTCAGCTCGGGAGTGAACCGACCAAGCCGCAGGTGTCTTCAACGTTTCACCAAGATGTTTTCGATTACCTGTCTGACAA CTTTTTTAAGTCAACCACTG ATAGAGTTTTTATCGAGGTTACAGGCACAA GAATTGTCTGCAGCAaggctcttctttcctgtcgctctcctgTGTTCCAGAGGATGTTTGCTG GGAACTTTCGGGAGGCCACATCTGAGACCATTGAACTGAGTGATCTCGATGTGGACACCGCAATACTGCTGCTCAGCTGGATCCAGACCGACAGGCAG ATTTCCAGGAGCCTCAGAGATTAG
- the RPL13 gene encoding ribosomal protein RPL13 (encoded by transcript TGME49_263050), with product MQVDTGFTKSISVHWSLLPLSSDSVGLHNFLSRPQNMRCDITRGVDESSIFRCGSRLLLFRRVTAGGARLAQRKGNSTAFRGAPYGCSTLHPDNFLLFLSVSLSQISASWTQHLGRASAEHLLVPAISWRKQSLSVVCFSSVKMVSKNNVLPNVHLHKWWQRYVKTWFNQPGRKQSRRLRRQEKAAKLGVVPSGLLRPIVHPPTQRYNLKVRAGRGFTLEELKSVGLSPRVALSIGVAVDHRRRNRSAESLNANVTRLKAYLAKLVLFQRGSKAKKGLAGIPADTPKSQIQNVKHVKISTAMPIPKASKRCKPRAITAEEQKFMAYATLRKALRDCKNVGKHEKKLAAEKEANQK from the exons ATGCAAGTGGACACGGGCTTCACGAAAAGTATCAGCGTACACTGGTCCCTGTTGCCTTTGAGCTCAGACAGTGTGGGGTTACACAATTTTTTAAGTCGACCCCAGAACATGCGTTGTGACATTACACGCGGGGTGGATGAGAGCAGCATATTCCGTTGCGGGAGTAGGCTGCTTCTGTTTCGCCGCGTAACTGCTGGGGGGGCAAGACTTGCGCAAAGAAAGGGAAATTCGACAGCTTTCCGGGGTGCCCCATACGGATGCTCTACATTGCACCCAGACaattttctcctttttctttctgtttcgctctccCAAATTTCCGCGTCGTGGACGCAACACCT TGGCAGAGCATCGGCGGAGCATCTGCTGGTTCCGGCGATCTCCTGGAGAAAAcagtctctttctgtcgtctgcttctcttctgtcaaAATGGTGTCCAAGAACAACGTCTTGCCCAACGTCCACCTCCACAAATGGTGGCAAAGATACGTCAAGACCTGGTTTAACCAGCCAGGCAGGAAGCAGAGCCGCAGGCTGCGTCGCCAAGAGAAAGCGGCCAAGCTCGGCGTGGTTCCCTCTGGTCTCCTCAGGCCCATTGTCCACCCTCCCACACAGAGATACAACCTGAAAGTCCGTGCTGGAAGGGGCTTCACCCTCGAGGAGCTGAAG TCCGTCGGCTTGAGCCCGCGCGTCGCGTTGTCCATCGGCGTCGCTGTCGACCACCGCCGCCGCAACCGGTCGGCCGAGAGCCTGAACGCGAACGTGACTCGCCTGAAGGCGTACCTCGCAAAGCTCGTCCTCTTCCAGAGAGGCTCCAAGGCAAAGAAAGGTCTGGCTGGCATCCCCGCTGACACCCCGAAGAGCCAGATCCAAAACGTCAAGCACGTCAAGATCAGCACTGCCATGCCCATCCCCAAGGCCAGCAAGCGCTGCAAG CCGAGAGCCATCACGGCGGAGGAGCAGAAGTTCATGGCGTACGCAACCCTGCGCAAGGCTCTGCGCGACTGCAAGAACGTCGGCAAGCACGAGAAGAAGTTGGCGgctgagaaagaggcgaaccAGAAGTAG
- the RPS16 gene encoding ribosomal protein RPS16 (encoded by transcript TGME49_263040) encodes MNSIRRVSPSSQNFIAPLTYCTCFPRPLWRRLQRNLGSFSRRFFRRFRGNCVGVRKKVLPTIKMADIGKRPKKRVQTFGRKKNAVAVALCTQGKGLLRVNGCPLEHLQPEALKVKAFEPLLLLGKERFQDVDIRVRVSGGGYVAQIYAIRQAIAKAVVAFNQKYVDEATKKEVRDILVAYDRSLIVADPRRCEPKKFGGPGARARYQKSYR; translated from the exons ATGAACTCCATCCGTCGTGTATCTCCCTCCAGTCAGAATTTCATCGCCCCACTCACTTACTGTACATGCTTCCCCAGGCCTCTCTGGCGAAGGCTGCAGAGGAACCTTGGGAGTTTCTCCAGGCGGTTTTTTCGACGATTTCGTGGGAACTGCGTCGG ggtgaggaagaaagtcCTTCCGACGATCAAAATGGCGGACATTGGCAAGAGACCCAAGAAGCGCGTGCAGACGTTCGGCCGCAAG AAGAATGCGGTTGCCGTCGCGCTCTGCACTCAAGGCAAGGGGCTGCTCCGTGTGAACGGATGCCCCCTGGAGCACCTTCAGCCCGAAGCTTTGAAGGTGAAGGCATTcgagcctcttcttctcttgggGAAGGAACGCTTTCAGGATGTCGACATTCGCGTTCGTGTTAGCGGAGGAGGGTACGTTGCTCAGATCTACGCCATCCGGCAAGCCATCGCTAAGGCCGTCGTCGCCTTCAACCAGAAGT ATGTGGACGAGGCAACAAAGAAGGAAGTTCGTGATATTCTCGTTGCGTACGACAGATCCCTGATCGTCGCCGATCCGCGGCGCTGCGAGCCGAAGAAGTTTGGCGGTCCTGGTGCCAGAGCACGCTACCAGAAATCTTATCGATGA
- a CDS encoding 50S ribosomal protein L33, putative (encoded by transcript TGME49_263020) encodes MKKKGGRVLVTLECTEARALGKPPSRYITSKNRRTTPEPLVLRKYNKYLRRHTIHKEIK; translated from the coding sequence atgaagaagaaaggcggaaGAGTCTTAGTAACTCTGGAGTGCACCGAGGCACGGGCGCTTGGCAAGCCCCCGTCGCGATACATAACTTCGAAGAATAGGAGGACGACGCCGGAACCCCTCGTCTTGAGGAAGTACAACAAATACTTACGACGTCATACTATTCATAAAGAAATAAAGTGA
- a CDS encoding Beige/BEACH domain-containing protein (encoded by transcript TGME49_263000), giving the protein MFTALRVFNLLVLEEGEEYLTDCPSSLTYSHPYAVHLSAVEATTCPAPESVGEDASTGIPSFRQEVLQRLLQQTLQHSPPERGRLRVCSKSLIFDSHHPSADIIKLPFKRILFLHPLPTSTHNTNEGSSSFPAPSAGRAGGGGGPRSSEGWNSTTLLIAASEITRVPIQLFNGKTRCVRPFTSDCASSSPAPSELDVQRMRSCDGGAAFTSSPASGNTPGRSLSNLSSGTLTSSLFSSGASTVRSSWWPGSGAENVAGTPVNVQPGAKGVPASQSPSVFLFLLTFESPRVSPLGSTPSVYSAQSSSAKPRGAASLTALIDGLWRANNGKPLIPHIHRPRCVQRQVPSWRRGRPENAQSLTRSGESNAGIGGSLAGPGGDSLDTPAGVIVDTEDYASEQLHALTQHLTFSLAELDHREQLLLPSNRGYWVRRIRPLIHHRGLLLLTSAAVYFQPHPNFTNSSTKAYPLQSLLHCFRRIQCLRPNALELVLYSGQDAPSASFARRGFSCFSTDVDAGGTRMQRRGQDFTEFTGSGDADANADRWAGKRKTKRPFKLVLLEFENEDEREIVARALQKQKPEAFLVQSSVHYVECMKQLWVDGRLSTYHYLDFLNCIAGRSKSDYSAYPVFPWTIMRFLPTDTSIPVEDEAMRDLSKPVGALEPQRLQALLKRMKEIQVVDYGATGPLRDVDDACEDSHGSHCEEAKDRNANSYLYGSHYSTPAFTVHWLVRLVPECQLRLHGGRFDSQQRMFNSMQSACKGALTGQSTFVELIPEFYEFDPSFLVNRLSVFLSPLPSALPLFPSSPHILPPPSQQPPVALTDVLLPPWPAPAQTHATTSTDSFSHSADHSSLSHRRERAETEEGMRGDRGESEPASSLQHSHAREEKRTELGTQRAERGDAASFLLHLRQALEGTWTSKHVHNWIDLIFGYKQTGEPARLAHNVFHPLTYANAAAAAATGSCCPLGAQRPCLSPAIAATLEQLQPSALHVQLQEFGQTPIQLFDRPHPMRLACPPFDACAWKEACGHLTHSGRASPSSSPRALAAATCARSTASLSLLAGSSSSRSTSMWGDMPWFVFMHHNRHLLKGLLEAPAVERSLSQGVPLSRLWHLAGQHRPSLPALAEEPGLSRFASKSRDAFLSQGPRPREAASEANCETAAKSELRVAQNGDGCRQRSLGDAHERQYSNAFPRHPATSGLNTTSQQRSAAGSSYPAAGQSNREAKGCREPETVGPVSPHVSSAGPVSGPVYRERETATAVSSSLAQQLGPSFAAAKPLGLAQSSQSPWAVWLPTRETERRRVCLSKCPARASLTGLALWGETACCIGHDGSVMCFQLKDALHRGGREEGAETETADASGTEKETGNGDSEMATVDTQKGAEEARSGREASGNWKEAGEFERTEKDEEGRIDGGSLRSLAVYRVASVPLCSATFVGSSGVIAVGAFDGSIALHGIHTPQVDYFFGESACDLEESKMPSSGDFPGERTAAALGLSRSTSSPLDASPPSNLALSRPLSRQLCHADSVIALCYNSFLRVLISSSSDATVRVWDVSALATPCQHPSKSLLLLQQVLDDHEGEVTAVASNRHLVLTGSEEGLLLLFDLRLPSQRSGAVWGAHAAGRAPINSCEISDFSAAAVLDPAFLADQPLASSRELGALAASNGDDSEAVLGRSVYSPYAFSPYFGAACSSRDASLDSCVLLPSSFFPVQRWDFRQGGTEAVAAFAKKRTCMRPNGGFAPSFNGLADSHLRGDGDGDAHAMLLRRGARPFCGCLDPTVQYALLAGVRRREKGERREERGGEQGDRASREETGRCAVSSGTEGERERGGGRGGGVTKKPQKQRPFEGYLGLYDLRNRNEEVTWRLQHIEEPAFIATAPSSAELSVMGVDFGAAGLLGCNYIAVGDLHGHIELLAAGDSVGKFTWRG; this is encoded by the exons ATGTTTACCGCCCTCCGTGTGTTCAACCTCCTCGTGTTAGAGGAAGGTGAAGAGTACCTTACGGATTGCCCGTCCTCTCTCACCTACTCTCATCCCTATGCAGTTCACTTGTCCGCGGTCGAGGCGACCACCTGCCCCGCACCCGAGTCAGTTGGTGAGGATGCCTCGACGGGGATTCCGTCGTTTCGGCAGGAAGTGCTccagcgtcttcttcagcagaCACTCCAGCACAGTCCGCCTGAGCGAGGTCGCTTGCGAGTCTGCAGCAAGTCGTTGATCTTTGACTCCCACCATCCCTCTGCAGACATCATTAAGCTTCCCTTCAAACGAATACTTTTCCTTCATCCCCTGCCTACTTCGACCCACAATACCAACGAAggttcctcgtcttttccgGCCCCGTCAGCGGGCCGAGCGGGTGGGGGGGGCGGGCCGCGTTCCTCGGAGGGATGGAATTCTACGACGCTGTTGATTGCCGCGAGTGAAATCACGCGTGTACCCATTCAGCTTTTCAACGGCAAAACCCGCTGCGTCCGACCCTTCACATCTGACtgtgcgtcgtcttcgcctgctccTTCGGAGCTCGACGtgcagcgcatgcgcagctgCGACGGCGGCGCCGCGTTCACTTCTTCCCCTGCTTCTGGGAACACTCCTGGAAGGTCGCTGTCAAACCTTTCCTCTGGCACCCTCAcatcgtctctgttttcctccggAGCCTCGACAGTCCGGAGCTCCTGGTGGCCAGGCTCGGGAGCGGAGAATGTGGCCGGCACTCCGGTGAACGTACAGCCCGGCGCGAAGGGAGTGCCAGCGTCTCAGTCTCCCTCTGTGTTTCTATTCCTCCTCACATTCGAAAGTCCTCGCGTCTCGCCCCTGGGGTCGACGCCTTCCGTCTATTCTGCTCAAAGTTCCAGCGCCAAGCCACGGGGAGCCGCGTCGCTGACGGCTCTCATCGACGGTCTCTGGCGCGCGAACAACGGGAAACCTCTCATTCCCCACATTCACCGGCCAAGGTGTGTCCAGCGACAGGTTCCTTCttggaggcgaggaaggccaGAAAACGCTCAAAGTCTTACGCGGAGCGGAGAGAGCAATGCTGGGATCGGCGGGAGCCTCGCAGGTCCTGGAGGTGACAGCCTCGACACTCCCGCGGGGGTCATTGTAGATACAGAGGACTACGCGAGTGAACAATTGCATGCGTTAACGCAGCATCTGAccttcagtttggctgaacTCGACCACCGAGAGcaacttctccttccttccaaTAGAG ggtACTGGGTCCGGCGCATTAGGCCTCTGATTCACCACCGCGGCCTTCTCCTGCTAACGTCGGCGGCAGTGTATTTTCAGCCACATCCAAATTTCACAAACAGCAGCACGAAAGCGTATCCGCTGCAGTCCCTGCTTCACTGTTTCCGCCGCATTCAGTGTCTACGGCCGAACGCTCTGGAATTGGTCCTCTATTCTGGTCAAGACGCGCCGTCCGCTTCGTTTGCGCGACGGGggttctcctgtttctctaCCGACGTGGACGCTGGAGGgactcgcatgcagcgacgcgGCCAGGACTTCACAGAGTTCACAGGTTCCGGAGATGCAGATGCAAATGCTGACCGTTGGGCGGGGAAGCGCAAGACCAAGCGGCCGTTCAAACTCGTGCTGCTCGAGTTCGAGAACgaggacgaaagagaaatcGTCGCCAGGGCTCTGCAAAAACAGAAACCGGA GGCCTTTCTGGTTCAGTCCTCCGTACACTACGTGGAGTGCATGAAACAGCTTTGGGTGGACGGCCGCCTTTCGACCTACCATTACTTGGATTTCTTGAACTGCATCGCGGGAAGAAGCAAATCTGACTATAGTGCGTATCCTGTTTTCCCTTGGACAATTATGCG CTTTCTTCCGACAGACACTTCTATCCCTGTTGAAGACGAGGCCATGCGCGATTTGTCCAAACCGGTGGGGGCGCTCGAGCCTCAGCGCCTGCAGGCACTCCTCAAGAGAATGAAAGAAATTCAGGTG GTGGACTACGGGGCGACTGGTCCGCTTCGTGACGTGGACGATGCGTGCGAGGACAGCCATGGGTCGCActgcgaagaggcgaaagatCGGAACGCAAATTCGTACTTGTACGGCAGCCACTACAGCACTCCAGCCTTCACCGTTCACTGGCTTGTGCGGCTTGTGCCTGAGTGCCAACTGCGTCTCCACGGCGGCCGCTTCGATTCCCAGCAGCGGATGTTCAacagcatgcagagcgcatgcaaag GCGCTCTGACGGGTCAGTCGACTTTTGTCGAGTTGATTCCGGAGTTCTACGAGTTCGAtccgtctttcctcgtcaATCGTCTGTCggtgtttctctcgcctcttccgtCTGCGCTGcccctgtttccttcttctccccacaTTCTCCCGCCGCCTTCGCAGCAGCCGCCCGTGGCTCTCACCGAcgtccttctccctccctgGCCTGCGCCGGctcagacgcatgcaacgacTTCCACAGACTCGTTTTCGCACTCCGCAGATCACTCGTCCCTGTctcacagaagagagagagcagagacagaagaagggatgcgaggagacaggggcgaGAGCGAGCCTGCATCCTCTCTTCAGCACAGtcacgcgagagaagaaaagcgaacggAGTTGGGAACTCAGAGAGCCgagcgcggagacgccgcctcctttcttctgcactTGCGCCAAGCTCTCGAGGGGACATGGACCAGCAAGCACGTGCACAACTGGATCGACCTTATATTCGGATACAAACAGACCGGAGAA ccaGCGCGTCTGGCGCACAACGTCTTCCACCCTCTAACCTATGCGAAcgcagcggcggcggcggcgacggGGAGCTGTTGTCCCCTGGGGGCTCAACGcccctgcctctctccggcAATCGCCGCCACACTCGAGCAACTTCAGCCGAGTGCCCTGCATGTTCAACTCCAAGAATTTGGACAAACGCCCATTCAGCTGTTCGACAGACCGCATCCAATGAG ACTGGCATGTCCTCCcttcgatgcatgcgcgtggaAAGAAGCGTGTGGACACTTGACGCACAGTGGAAgggcgtctccgtcgtcttctccgcgggCGCTTGCCGCAGCGACTTGTGCTCGCTCgacagcgtctctctcgctcctcgctGGTTCCAGTTCTTCGCGCAGCACAAGCATGTGGGGAGACATGCCTTGGTTTGTTTTCATGCACCACAACCGACATCTCCTGAAAGGCCTTCTTGAAGCCCCCGCAGTCGAGCGCTCGCTCTCCCAGGGGGTACCCCTGTCGCGTCTGTGGCACCTCGCAGGCCAGCACCGGCCTTCATTGCCGGCGCTCGCCGAGGAGCCCGGTCTCTCTCGGTTTGCCTCGAAGtcgagagacgcgtttctctctcaggGTCCCAGGCCTCGGGAGGCGGCGTCGGAAGCGAACTGTGAGACGGCGGCTAAAAGCGAGCTAAGAGTCGCCCAGAACGGAGATGGCTGCCGACAGCGGTCGCTCGGCGACGCTCACGAGCGCCAGTATTCGAACGCGTTTCCTCGACATCCCGCCACCAGTGGCCTCAACACAACCTCTCAGCAAAGATCCGCCGCCGGCTCTTCCTACCCTGCCGCTGGCCAGTCGAACAGAGAAGCCAAAGGGTGTCGTGAACCGGAGACCGTCGGGCCGGTGTCGCCCCACGTCTCGAGTGCGGGGCCTGTCTCCGGGCCTGTCTACcgcgagagggagacagccaCGGCTGTTTCTTCGAGCCTCGCGCAGCAGCTGGGACCTTCGTTCGCGGCCGCGAAGCCTCTGGGTCTGGCGCAGAGCTCGCAGTCGCCGTGGGCCGTGTGGCTGCCGACGcgtgagacagagagaagaagagtttgTCTCTCTAAGTGCCCGGCACGGGCCTCGCTCACGGGTCTCGCGCTCTGGGGCGAGACGGCCTGTTGCATCGGCCATGACGGCAGCGTCATGTGCTTCCAGTTGAAGGACGCGCTGCATCGAGgtggacgagaagaaggcgctgaaacagagacagcagacgcctcagggacagaaaaggagactgGAAACGGGGATTCAGAGATGGCGACGGTGGACACTCAGAAAGGAGCTGAAGAGGCGCGAAGCGGCCGCGAAGCGAGTGGAAATTGGAAGGAGGCGGGAGAGTTTgaaagaacggagaaagatgaagaaggcagaatCGACGGCGGGTCTTTGCGGTCTCTAGCCGTGTACCGCGTAGCCTCTGTGCCGCTCTGCAGCGCGACGTTTgtcggcagcagcggcgTCATCGCGGTCGGCGCGTTCGACGGAAGCATCGCGCTGCATGGGATCCACACGCCGCAGGTCGACTACTTTTTCGGCGAGTCTGCGTGCGACTTGGAAGAGTCGAAGATGCCGTCTTCCGGGGATTttcctggagagagaacagcagcCGCTCTGGGCCTGTCACGATCGACGTCGTCTCCGCTTGACGCTTCACCACCGTCGAATCTCGCGCTCTCGCGGCCCCTGAGTCGGCAACTCTGTCACGCCGACAGCGTCATCGCTCTCTGCTACAACTCTTTCCTGCGTGTGTTgatctcttcctcgtcagaCGCCACCGTTCGCGTCTGGGATGTCTCCGCGTTGGCGACACCATGCCAGCACCCGTCCAagtcgctgctgcttctccagcagGTGCTCGACGACCACGAAGGCGAGGTGACTGCAGTGGCATCGAATCGTCACCTCGTCCTCACAGGCAGCGAGGAGGGCCTGCTGCTGCTCTTTGACTTGCGGCTTCCTTCTCAGCGTTCAGGAGCTGTCTGGGGTGCCCATGCGGCGGGTCGGGCGCCGATCAACTCGTGCGAAATCTCCGACTTCTCGGCTGCAGCGGTCCTCGATCCTGCGTTCCTCGCCGACCAACCTTTGGCGTCTAGTCGCGAACTCGGCGCCTTGGCGGCCTCGAACGGAGATGACTCCGAGGCGGTCTTGGGTCGGTCAGTCTACTCGCCTTACGCCTTCTCGCCGTACTTTGGCGCTGCGTGTTCTTCGCGAGACGCCTCGCTCGACAGCTGCGTCCTGCTGccgtcttcgttcttccccgTTCAACGCTGGGACTTCCGACAAGGTGGAACCGAGGCAGTCGCGGCCtttgcgaagaagagaacctgcatgcgcccaaACGGCGGCTTCGCCCCGAGCTTCAACGGCCTCGCCGACAGCCACCTCcgaggcgacggcgacggagacgcacaCGCCATGCTCCTGCGGAGAGGGGCGCGGCCTTTCTGTGGATGCCTCGACCCCACAGTCCAGTACGCTCTTCTGGCGGGAGtgcggagacgagaaaaaggagaacggcgagaagagagaggcggagagcaaggagacagggccAGCCGGGAGGAGACGGGGAGGTGTGCGGTCAGCAGTGGaactgaaggagagagagagaggggcggGGGTCGAGGGGGCGGCGTTACaaagaagccgcagaagcagagacccTTTGAGGGATACCTGGGCCTGTACGACTTGAGAAACCGGAACGAAGAAGTGACGTGGAGGCTCCAGCACATCGAGGAACCTGCGTTCATTGCCACAGCGCCAAGCAGCGCAGAACTCTCCGTGATGGGAGTTGACTTCGGAGCCGCAGGGCTCCTCGGCTGCAACTACATCGCCGTCGGAGACTTGCACGGACATATCGAACTCCTCGCTGCGGGCGACAGTGTCGGAAAATTTACGTGGAGAGGatag
- a CDS encoding dynein light chain 8 family E protein (encoded by transcript TGME49_263030): MPATQEMVMDMEPNSEMHGDALAQATLAVQKYETEKEISRHIKTFFDAKYSPNWHCIVGKNFANYASYECKCYLFFYVGQTAVLLYKMG, encoded by the coding sequence ATGCCGGCCACTCAGGAAATGGTTATGGACATGGAGCCTAATTCCGAAATGCACGGAGACGCACTTGCCCAGGCGACTCTTGCAGTCCAAAAAtacgaaacagaaaaagaaataTCACGGCATATCAAGACCTTCTTTGACGCAAAGTACTCACCAAACTGGCACTGTATTGTCGGCAAGAACTTCGCAAACTACGCGTCCTACGAGTGCAAGTGCTACCTTTTCTTCTACGTCGGGCAGACAGCTGTACTCCTCTACAAAATGGGATGA